Proteins from a genomic interval of Coffea eugenioides isolate CCC68of unplaced genomic scaffold, Ceug_1.0 ScVebR1_3305;HRSCAF=4499, whole genome shotgun sequence:
- the LOC113757779 gene encoding B3 domain-containing protein At5g24050-like: MGKSSSNDDERRLDYSGIELYPNWGKFDILVAVAEVERIRLEEEEKERKLRRNLSTFLKLLAEKETEESSMDNGSDGVGKLQLLVGKIDVNFTKGKRSFRRKTGSNHTLLSEELPSAISQFDFEGKHQEDDGNHVLFSYGDIIKKPQLKRLGSPSEENCTDHQEIEMPRSKKAKGKPRYPDGPLTSTISTIPEKFKNRILEFGGSEESIVFVFQKVLTETDVKTHFSRLLVPFKQIKNGFLTAEEQARFWDPNQKFGIDAIFVDPSLDEGRMNLRRWEMGKKDGKISYNFALITNWVKVVQKNELRQGMTVHLWAFRRDLQLGFALILV, encoded by the coding sequence ATGGGGAAGAGCAGTAGTAATGATGATGAACGCCGTCTTGATTATTCGGGTATTGAACTGTACCCGAACTGGGGTAAATTTGATATCTTGGTTGCAGTTGCAGAAGTAGAGAGGATCAGACTggaggaggaggaaaaagaaaggaagctCAGGCGAAATCTTTCCactttcttgaaacttcttgctgaaaaagaaacagaagaatCATCAATGGACAATGGTTCAGATGGGGTCGGTAAATTGCAGCTTCTTGTTGGTAAAATTGATGTCAATTTCACTAAAGGGAAAAGATCGTTCAGAAGGAAGACTGGCTCCAACCACACATTATTGTCCGAGGAACTTCCTTCAGCAATATCCCAGTTTGATTTTGAAGGCAAACATCAAGAAGATGATGGAAATCACGTTCTGTTCTCATATGGGGATATAATTAAGAAGCCCCAATTGAAGAGACTGGGATCACCCAGTGAAGAAAATTGTACTGATCATCAAGAAATAGAGATGCCACGTTCCAAGAAAGCAAAAGGGAAGCCTAGATATCCTGATGGACCATTAACGTCAACTATCAGTACTATTCCAGAGAAATTCAAGAACAGAATTTTGGAATTTGGGGGTTCAGAGGAAAGCATTGTATTTGTGTTTCAAAAGGTGTTAACAGAGACCGATGTGAAGACGCATTTCAGTAGGCTGCTGGTGCCATTTAAGCAGATCAAGAATGGGTTTCTGACTGCTGAAGAGCAGGCTCGTTTTTGGGATCCCAACCAGAAGTTTGGAATTGATGCCATTTTTGTTGATCCATCCCTTGATGAAGGCAGAATGAACCTGAGACGATGGGAGATGGGTAAAAAAGATGGTAAAATAAGTTACAACTTTGCATTGATCACTAACTGGGTCAAGGTTGTGCAGAAGAATGAACTGAGACAAGGAATGACAGTGCACCTGTGGGCATTTAGGAGGGATTTACAGCTTGgatttgctttaattttagtttga